A genomic stretch from Plutella xylostella chromosome 14, ilPluXylo3.1, whole genome shotgun sequence includes:
- the LOC105384149 gene encoding vacuolar-sorting protein SNF8 produces the protein MRRRAGVGAIQKQKLELEKYKEKGTEIQENQFQQMSKQLEVFRENLEEFAAKHKSEIKKNAQFRRQFQEMCAAIGVDPLASGKGFWSVLGIGDFYYELGVQIVEVCMATNYKNGGLITLEELRTRLIASRGKAKKLQDITNEDLLAAVKKLKIFGNGFTTVSVGKGKWLVQSVPGELNLDQTQVLQAASALGTASVSVSKLVEDLSWTESRAQTALNHMVREGLAWVDTQAGETLYWFPSMFSGCVSAA, from the exons ATGAGGAGACGTGCTGGAGTTGGGGCTATACAGAAACAAAAGCTAGAACTAGAAAAGTACAAAGAAAAAGGCACAGAGATTCAAGAGAATCAGTTCCAGCAAATGTCGAAGCAGCTGGAGGTTTTCAGGGAAAACCTTGAGGAATTTGCTGCAAAGCATAAAAgtgaaataaagaaaaatgcCCAGTTTCGACGACAGTTTCAGGAAATGTGTGCTGCTATCGGAGTCGATCCTTTAGCTTCAGGGAAAGGATTTTGGTCTGTCCTAG gtaTCGGAGACTTCTACTATGAGTTAGGAGTCCAAATAGTAGAGGTCTGCATGGCAACAAACTACAAGAATGGTGGCCTGATTACACTGGAGGAGCTGAGGACCAGGCTCATAGCTTCCCGGGGTAAAGCTAAGAAACTGCAAGACATCACTAATGAAGATCTGTTGGCTGCTGTCAAGAAGCTGAAGATATTTGGAAATGG ATTCACAACAGTGTCAGTGGGCAAGGGCAAGTGGCTGGTGCAGTCGGTGCCGGGCGAGCTGAACCTCGACCAGACGCAGGTGCTGCAGGCGGCTAGTGCGCTCGGCACCGCCTCCGTGTCTGTTAGCAAGCTTGTTGAGGATCTCAG CTGGAccgagagccgagcgcagacAGCCCTCAATCACATGGTGCGCGAGGGGCTGGCGTGGGTGGACACCCAGGCGGGAGAAACCCTCTACTGGTTCCCGAGCATGTTCTCCGGATGTGTCTCCGCCGCTTAG
- the LOC105383473 gene encoding histone deacetylase 11, giving the protein MQENLPDSQLYFDIRDDQWPIVYHRKYNVSFWGLERYHAFDAGKWGNVIKNLKEAKLIDDEHIVEPNEAKKSDLLVVHTKKYLKSLKWSAYVASIAELPCVACCPNVLVQKRYLYPMRLQTGGSVLAGKLALERGWAINVGGGFHHCCGYRGGGFCAYADITLMLRFLMMSGRVQRAMIVDLDAHQGNGYARDFINVEEVYIMDMYNKHIYPRDKEAKQAIRRNVELKSGTEDLEYMVKLRNNLKEALAEFTPDIVVYNAGTDVLHTDPLGHLNISEFGVIKRDEFVFESCKKRAIPIVMLTSGGYLRASARVISQSILNLHKKRLICQTKAEEGEREGQEGL; this is encoded by the exons atgcaGGAAAACTT ACCTGATTCGCAGTTATATTTCGATATAAGGGACGACCAGTGGCCGATAGTCTACCATCGAAAGTACAATGTGTCCTTTTGGGGGCTTGAGAGGTACCACGCATTCGATGCCGGGAAGTGGGGCAATGTTATCAAA aatTTGAAGGAAGCTAAACTTATAGATGACGAACATATTGTGGAGCCAAATGAAGCCAAGAAGAGTGATCTACTGGTGGTGCATACCAAGAAATATCTTAAATCTCTAAAA TGGAGTGCGTATGTGGCGTCAATAGCCGAGCTGCCATGCGTCGCTTGCTGTCCCAACGTACTGGTGCAGAAGCGATACCTCTACCCTATGAG GCTCCAAACCGGCGGCTCAGTGCTAGCCGGCAAGCTGGCACTCGAACGAGGCTGGGCCATCAACGTGGGCGGGGGCTTCCACCACTGCTGCGGCTACCGCGGCGGGGGGTTCTGTGCGTACGCGGACATAACGCTGATGCTGAGGTTCCTGATGATGAGCGGGCGGGTGCAGAGGGCCATGATTGTTGATTTGGATGCTCATCAG GGTAACGGCTACGCCCGAGACTTCATAAACGTGGAAGAGGTGTACATAATGGACATGTACAACAAGCATATCTACCCGCGAGACAAGGAGGCCAAGCAGGCGATCCGCCGCAATGTGGAACTGAAGAGCGGGACGGAGGATCTCGAGTATATGGTGAAACTGAGGAA TAACCTGAAGGAGGCTCTAGCGGAGTTCACGCCGGACATCGTGGTGTACAACGCGGGCACCGACGTGCTTCACACCGACCCGCTGGGCCACCTCAACATTAGCGAGTTT GGTGTAATAAAACGCGACGAATTCGTGTTCGAGTCCTGCAAGAAGCGTGCCATACCCATAGTCATGCTGACGAGTGGCGGCTACCTGCGCGCCAGCGCCCGCGTCATCAGCCAGTCCATACTGAACCTGCACAAGAAGCGCCTCATCTGTCAGACGAAGGCGGAAGAGGGGGAGAGGGAGGGGCAGGAAGGTTTGTAG
- the LOC105383501 gene encoding nuclear matrix constituent protein 1, translating into MIVMASTNDEALQSEVEFYRQNQTVVEREIRALIADNQKLSQQVGALLKEKLQSARNAHDGNTDEEVEELRKQVNLLTKERDSLHVLWQTSQKTIDALETELKTYQGYDGRGHQKVADEKRGLELKLQSALTDYIDIETKYKELTSKHQQLENELRSKNKELEINQVKAKDLEQKLEETSKVLEEHRINLAVEKKSSGDMKSYLAMSQKECVELVKKEAEAKAKVAEALQLFDVVSAQKNEAYKNLSETTEELTKLKHTLANVKHDTEAAFRTEIDEVKEKYNEKVADMLSHIKNLDSELVEKGLLLNKALREIKVLQSANESYLKAQQESSKFVDPKLALAEQRMEAMFQELLSSERRNIQMTCEKQCLAMDLQRVQDLHGREIKRRQWEETLLRTECDELRTQVEHLQKSLEETHGMVNKLQEILTSRTELNQKMVTTKEEELIELNKHLENQMELNKKWKASYIEMTEKLKKRLDQLQKENYELRNITRTSIGSSKSEDFSITS; encoded by the exons atgatagTAATGGCTAGCACCAATGATGAAGCTCTTCAAAGTGAAGTAGAGTTTTACAGG CAAAACCAGACAGTAGTAGAACGAGAAATCCGGGCCCTCATCGCGGACAATCAGAAGCTGTCGCAGCAGGTCGGCGCGCTGCTCAAGGAGAAGCTGCAGAGTGCTCGGAACGCACACGACGGGAACACTGATGAGGAAGTAGAGGAGCTGAGGAAACAAGTCaatttacttactaaa GAAAGAGATTCTTTACATGTTCTATGGCAGACCTCCCAGAAGACCATCGATGCTCTAGAGACGGAGCTGAAGACTTATCAGGGATACGATGGCAGGGGACATCAG AAAGTGGCAGACGAAAAGAGGGGTCTAGAACTAAAACTGCAATCAGCTTTAACTGATTATATCGACATCGAAACGAAATACAAAGAATTAACTTCTAAGCACCAACAATTGGAAAATGAGCTAAGGAGCAAAAATAAGGAGCTAGAAATAAATCAAGTAAAAGCGAAAGATCTAGAGCAAAAGCTAGAAGAGACATCGAAAGTTTTAGAAGAACATAGAATCAACTTGGCAGTGGAAAAGAAGAGCAGTGGAGATATGAAAAGTTATTTAGCCATGAGCCAGAAGGAATGTGTTGAACTTGTGAAGAAGGAGGCAGAAGCTAAGGCCAAG GTAGCGGAAGCTCTACAACTTTTCGACGTGGTCTCAGCACAAAAGAACGAAGCCTACAAAAACCTCTCTGAAACTacag AAGAACTAACAAAACTAAAACACACTTTAGCAAATGTAAAGCATGATACAGAAGCAGCATTCCGAACAGAAATAGATGAAGTGAAGGAGAAATATAATGAGAAAGTGGCAGATATGCTGAGCCACATCAAGAATCTAGACTCTGAGTTAGTGGAAAAGGGACTGTTATTGAACAAGGCTTTACG AGAAATAAAAGTCCTTCAGTCAGCGAATGAAAGTTACTTGAAAGCACAACAGGAGTCTTCAAAGTTCGTTGATCCGAAATTGGCACTTGCGGAACAAAGAATGGAAGCAATGTTTCAGGAACTG TTATCCTCAGAGCGTCGCAACATCCAGATGACATGTGAGAAGCAGTGCCTCGCCATGGACCTGCAAAGAGTACAAGACCTCCACGGCCGGGAGATCAAGCGGAGGCAGTGGGAGGAGACGCTGCTCAGGACAGAGTGCGATGAACTCAG AACACAAGTGGAACATCTTCAGAAGTCTTTGGAAGAGACTCACGGGATGGTCAATAAATTACAGGAGATTTTAACATCTAGAACCGAGTTGAACCAAAA gatGGTAACGACGAAAGAAGAAGAGCTTATCGAATTGAATAAACATTTGGAAAATCAAATGGAACTAAACAAAAA GTGGAAGGCATCCTACATAGAAATGACTGAAAAGCTGAAAAAGAGGCTCGACCAGTTACAGAAAGAAAACTATGAATTGAGAAATATTACCAGGACCTCCATAGGCTCTTCCAAGAGCGAAGATTTCAGTATCACCAGTTAA